One stretch of Heterodontus francisci isolate sHetFra1 chromosome 22, sHetFra1.hap1, whole genome shotgun sequence DNA includes these proteins:
- the LOC137381312 gene encoding zinc finger protein 436-like, with the protein MERRTDTCTTEKPWKCVDCGKGFSYPSELEIHRRSHTGERPFTCFVCGKGFTHSSHVVTHQLVHSDNKPFNCSVCEKSFKSKKDLLTHQYTHTGERPFTCSMCGKGFINSSNLLSHHRVHIDKREFKCSDCEKSFKCPRALREHQRIHTGERPFNCCECGKGFTCSSALLTHQRVHIGERPFKCPDCSKCYKSSGDLMRHQRVHTDERPFKCSHCGIGFRRSFQLTVHQRSHTGERPFTCSVCGKGFNQSSHLTEHQRVHTDNKPFKCSNCEKRFKSKSNLLTHQRTHTGERPFTCSVCGKGFTLSSNLLTHQRVHTGEKPFACTECGKGFTQSSHLLKHQRVHK; encoded by the coding sequence ATGGAGAGACGCACGGATACCTGCAccacggagaaaccgtggaaatgtgtggactgtgggaagggattcagttacccGTCTGAACTGGAAATTCATCGTCGcagtcacaccggggagaggccattcacctgcttcgtgtgtgggaagggattcactcactcttCACATGTTGtgacacaccaacttgttcactctgATAACAAACCTTTTAATTGTTCTgtttgtgagaagagctttaaaagcaaaaaAGATCTGCTAACTCACCAATATACacatactggggagagaccattcacctgctccatgtgtgggaaaggattcattaattcatccaacctgctgagccACCATCGAGTTCACATTGACAAGAGAgagtttaaatgttctgactgtgaaaaGAGCTTTAAATGCCCACGTGCACTGAGGGAGCATCAGCGCATTCACACCGGAGAAAGGCCGTTCAACTGctgtgagtgtgggaagggattcacttgctCATCTGCCctgttgacacaccagcgagttcacattggcgagagaccttttaaatgtccggACTGCAGCAAGTGCTATAAAAGTTCCGGGGACCTGATGcgccatcaacgtgttcacactgatgagagaccattCAAGTGCTCTCACTGTGGGATTGGCTTCAGGCGATCATTTcaactcactgtacaccagcgcagtcacactggggagaggccgttcacctgctccgtgtgtggaaagggatttaatcagtcatcacatctcactgaacaccaacgtgttcacactgataaCAAACCCTTTAAATGTTCcaactgtgagaagagatttaaaagtaaaagcaatctgctgacacaccagcgcactcacactggggagaggccattcacctgctctgtgtgtggaaagggattcactttaTCATCTAACCTGctgacgcaccagcgagttcacactggggagaagccatttGCCTgcaccgagtgtgggaagggattcactcagtcatcccacctactgaaacaccagcgagttcacaagtga